The following proteins are encoded in a genomic region of Herminiimonas arsenicoxydans:
- a CDS encoding Putative biopolymer transport ExbB protein (Evidence 3 : Function proposed based on presence of conserved amino acid motif, structural feature or limited homology; Product type pt : putative transporter): protein MNSTVAEQGLGLSHYWAQGDAVSHAVAYALLIMSILSWYYILSKGWSAWRIRRSAAALENFWQAPTLPDAIAAIRLTDSENVYTPLAAQSVEAANITPHANSLNANTDPGELITRTLRQEINRVSSRLENGLTLLASVGSTAPFIGLFGTVWGIYHALVAVSASGTVQIDKVAGPVGEALIMTALGLAVAIPAVLAYNAFTRVNRITLAELDAFAHDLHAYLTTGTRVGK from the coding sequence ATGAACTCCACTGTCGCAGAACAAGGATTGGGTCTGTCGCATTACTGGGCGCAGGGCGATGCAGTGTCGCACGCGGTCGCTTATGCGCTGTTGATCATGTCGATACTCAGCTGGTATTACATCCTGTCCAAAGGCTGGAGCGCATGGCGCATACGCCGCAGCGCCGCAGCGCTGGAAAATTTCTGGCAGGCACCGACGCTGCCGGACGCCATCGCCGCCATCCGGCTGACCGATAGCGAAAACGTTTATACGCCGCTGGCTGCGCAAAGCGTCGAAGCCGCCAACATCACGCCGCACGCCAATTCACTCAACGCCAATACCGATCCGGGCGAATTGATTACGCGCACCCTGCGTCAGGAAATCAATCGCGTCTCGTCCCGCCTCGAAAACGGCCTGACGCTGCTGGCCTCGGTAGGTTCCACTGCACCCTTCATCGGCCTATTCGGCACCGTATGGGGGATTTACCATGCGCTGGTGGCGGTTTCCGCATCCGGTACCGTGCAAATCGACAAGGTTGCCGGCCCGGTCGGCGAAGCCCTGATCATGACGGCGCTCGGTCTGGCAGTGGCGATTCCGGCCGTACTGGCCTACAACGCATTCACGCGCGTCAATCGCATCACGCTGGCTGAACTGGATGCATTTGCGCACGATTTGCACGCCTACCTGACGACCGGTACGCGCGTCGGAAAATAA
- the exbD2 gene encoding Biopolymer transport protein (ExbD) (Evidence 2a : Function of homologous gene experimentally demonstrated in an other organism; PubMedId : 9371459; Product type t : transporter) codes for MADINVTPMVDVMLVLLVIFIITAPLFTHAIKLDLPSAQSAPAPTEPSTISLSINGEGAIFWNNDAVTQDELTSRFAIAAKQQPQPQLQLRADRGTRYEVIAQVMAAAQGNGLTKLGFVTDVPPAHK; via the coding sequence ATGGCGGATATCAACGTCACACCCATGGTGGACGTGATGCTGGTGCTGCTGGTGATCTTCATCATCACAGCACCGCTGTTTACCCATGCAATCAAGCTCGATTTGCCGAGTGCGCAATCGGCGCCGGCGCCGACCGAGCCGAGCACCATTTCACTCTCCATCAATGGCGAAGGTGCAATTTTCTGGAACAACGATGCCGTAACCCAGGACGAACTGACGAGCAGATTTGCCATTGCCGCCAAACAGCAGCCACAACCGCAATTGCAACTGCGCGCCGACAGGGGCACCCGTTATGAAGTCATTGCGCAGGTGATGGCGGCAGCGCAAGGCAATGGCTTGACCAAACTGGGCTTCGTCACCGACGTCCCGCCCGCACACAAGTAG
- the fur gene encoding Ferric uptake regulation protein (Ferric uptake regulator) (Evidence 2a : Function of homologous gene experimentally demonstrated in an other organism; PubMedId : 91001360, 92228755, 10387106, 1868094, 2015825, 2823881, 2993806; Product type r : regulator), translated as MTNNPCELKASGLKATLPRLKILDIFQTAEVRHLSAEDVYKMLLADNLDVGLATVYRVLTQFEQAGLLHRNHFETGKAVFELNEGSHHDHLVCLTCGKVEEFFDAEIEKRQEKIAQERGFEISDHALALYGHCKDCRKIK; from the coding sequence ATGACCAACAATCCATGCGAACTAAAAGCCAGCGGCCTGAAAGCCACGCTGCCGCGGCTGAAAATCCTTGATATCTTTCAGACTGCCGAAGTGCGCCATTTGAGTGCTGAAGATGTCTACAAGATGCTATTGGCGGACAATCTCGACGTCGGCCTGGCTACCGTATATCGCGTGCTGACCCAGTTTGAACAAGCCGGCTTGCTGCATCGCAATCACTTTGAAACCGGCAAGGCCGTTTTTGAACTCAACGAAGGCTCGCATCATGACCATCTGGTGTGCCTGACTTGCGGCAAGGTGGAAGAATTTTTCGATGCCGAAATCGAAAAGCGTCAGGAAAAAATTGCGCAGGAACGCGGATTTGAAATCTCCGATCACGCTCTGGCGCTTTATGGTCATTGCAAGGATTGCCGGAAAATCAAATAA
- the dapB gene encoding Dihydrodipicolinate reductase (DHPR) (Evidence 2a : Function of homologous gene experimentally demonstrated in an other organism; PubMedId : 74169519, 85054974, 6377309, 7893645, 9398235; Product type e : enzyme) gives MNQMKIAVAGASGRMGHMLIEAILNAADATLSGALDIATSPAIGTDAAAFLGKPSGVLIESDLAKGLANADFLIDFTRPEGTLKHLEYCAAHGIKMIIGTTGFDVAGKAAIAAAAEKTAIMFAPNMSVGVNVTMKLLEMAAQNFSEGYDIEIIEAHHRNKVDAPSGTAIKMGEVIAGALGKELNDVAVWAREGVTGARDPSSIGFATVRGGDIIGDHTVLFAGDGERIEISHKSSSRVSYAHGSLRAARFLADKKTGLYDMQDVLGLR, from the coding sequence ATGAATCAAATGAAAATCGCAGTCGCCGGTGCATCCGGCCGCATGGGCCACATGTTGATCGAGGCCATTCTGAATGCTGCCGATGCAACGCTATCCGGCGCACTGGATATCGCCACATCGCCGGCGATCGGCACCGACGCTGCCGCATTTCTGGGCAAACCCTCCGGTGTATTGATCGAATCCGATCTGGCCAAGGGCCTGGCAAATGCCGACTTTCTGATCGACTTTACACGTCCGGAAGGAACGCTGAAGCACCTTGAGTACTGCGCTGCGCACGGCATCAAGATGATCATAGGCACCACCGGCTTCGATGTAGCAGGCAAGGCAGCAATCGCCGCCGCTGCAGAAAAAACCGCGATCATGTTTGCACCGAATATGAGTGTAGGCGTCAACGTCACGATGAAATTGCTGGAAATGGCTGCCCAGAATTTTTCCGAAGGCTACGATATCGAAATCATCGAAGCGCATCATCGCAACAAGGTTGATGCGCCGTCCGGCACCGCGATCAAGATGGGCGAAGTGATTGCCGGTGCGCTCGGTAAGGAACTGAACGATGTTGCCGTGTGGGCGCGCGAAGGCGTGACCGGTGCACGCGATCCGTCATCTATCGGCTTTGCCACCGTGCGTGGCGGCGACATCATCGGCGACCACACGGTATTGTTTGCCGGCGACGGCGAACGCATAGAAATTTCGCACAAATCGTCGAGCCGCGTGTCGTATGCACACGGCAGCCTGCGTGCGGCGCGCTTCCTGGCCGACAAGAAAACCGGCTTGTACGACATGCAGGATGTGCTCGGTTTGCGCTAG
- a CDS encoding Conserved hypothetical protein (Evidence 4 : Homologs of previously reported genes of unknown function) → MPAVHLNGETIADWNDFHAACITAFGFPDFYGCNMDAWVDCLSYLRDEDGMTRFRLKPHEKLLIVVDHADILRKNAPHILEDIAFCIEGINERYADYGENPALELKLA, encoded by the coding sequence ATGCCCGCCGTACACTTGAATGGCGAAACCATCGCCGACTGGAATGACTTCCATGCTGCCTGCATAACGGCATTCGGCTTCCCCGATTTCTACGGCTGCAATATGGATGCCTGGGTCGATTGCCTCAGCTATCTGCGCGACGAAGACGGCATGACACGGTTCCGCCTGAAGCCGCATGAAAAATTGCTGATTGTCGTCGATCACGCCGACATCCTGCGCAAAAACGCACCGCACATTCTCGAAGATATCGCCTTCTGCATCGAAGGAATCAACGAACGCTATGCCGATTACGGCGAAAATCCCGCGCTGGAACTGAAGTTAGCCTGA
- a CDS encoding Hypothetical protein, putative SmpA/OmlA domain (Evidence 5 : No homology to any previously reported sequences) — protein MQKLPSRFYRASAVTGSFCLILATLVTGCASKNPLMDDAAPVAAKAIPAKATAATPAPIQAEKAVTAAPVATEVPPAAAVAEPAVAETPVAAPVATSGATGVQTKQANRFLGIFRPYRPDIQQGNFVSQEMVAQLKEGMTQDQVIFLLGTPLLNDLFHADRWDYAFRLQKGNGEITTSRVTVFFKDKLVSHFEGGDLPTEKDYLDRISDKAKEAGK, from the coding sequence ATGCAAAAGTTGCCATCCCGTTTTTATCGTGCCTCGGCTGTCACTGGTTCATTTTGTTTAATACTGGCAACGCTCGTCACGGGTTGTGCATCGAAAAATCCCTTGATGGACGACGCGGCTCCAGTCGCAGCGAAGGCTATACCGGCCAAAGCAACTGCAGCAACGCCCGCCCCGATTCAGGCAGAAAAAGCAGTCACCGCCGCCCCTGTGGCGACAGAGGTACCGCCAGCCGCTGCAGTCGCTGAACCGGCTGTTGCCGAAACACCAGTCGCCGCTCCGGTCGCCACGAGCGGCGCAACCGGCGTGCAAACCAAGCAAGCCAATCGCTTCCTCGGTATTTTCCGTCCTTACCGCCCGGACATCCAGCAAGGCAATTTTGTCTCGCAGGAAATGGTCGCTCAGTTGAAGGAAGGCATGACGCAGGATCAGGTGATTTTCCTGCTCGGCACACCCTTGCTGAACGATCTGTTCCACGCCGACCGCTGGGATTATGCCTTCCGCCTGCAAAAGGGCAACGGCGAGATCACGACCAGCCGCGTGACCGTTTTCTTCAAGGACAAGCTGGTGTCGCATTTTGAAGGCGGCGATTTGCCGACTGAAAAGGATTATCTGGATCGCATTTCCGACAAGGCCAAAGAAGCCGGCAAGTAA
- a CDS encoding Conserved hypothetical protein; putative membrane protein (Evidence 4 : Homologs of previously reported genes of unknown function) — MLWIKALHIVFVISWFAGLFYLPRIFVNLAMETDTTSTTRLLLMARKLYRFTTILALPAVVFGLALLSYGFGQGPGNGWLHAKLVLVVVLIGYHHACGSLLKKFERGANKRSHTWYRWFNEVPVVLLLAIVILVVVKPF; from the coding sequence ATGCTTTGGATTAAAGCGCTGCACATCGTGTTTGTCATATCGTGGTTCGCCGGCCTGTTCTACCTGCCGCGCATCTTCGTCAATCTGGCGATGGAAACCGATACGACCAGCACCACGCGGCTGTTGCTGATGGCGCGCAAGCTGTACCGTTTCACAACGATCCTGGCCTTGCCGGCCGTGGTATTCGGCCTTGCCCTGCTGTCTTACGGTTTCGGCCAGGGACCCGGCAATGGCTGGCTGCACGCGAAGCTGGTGCTGGTTGTCGTACTGATCGGGTATCACCATGCCTGCGGTTCGCTGCTGAAAAAATTTGAACGCGGCGCCAACAAGCGTAGTCACACATGGTATCGCTGGTTCAATGAAGTGCCCGTCGTGCTGCTGCTGGCAATCGTAATTCTGGTTGTCGTCAAACCATTCTGA
- the proA gene encoding Gamma-glutamyl phosphate reductase (GPR) (Glutamate-5-semialdehyde dehydrogenase) (Glutamyl-gamma-semialdehyde dehydrogenase) (GSA dehydrogenase) (Evidence 2a : Function of homologous gene experimentally demonstrated in an other organism; PubMedId : 6255065, 89291886, 1282191, 6089111, 6337636; Product type e : enzyme), giving the protein MDIKQYMKEVGQRARKASRAMAKADTAAKNQALSLIAAAIRRDADILRAANQVDLVAARLNGLEPAMLDRLTLSDKAIATMAEGLEQIVALPDPIGEISNMKYRPTGIQVGQMRVPLGVIGIIYEARPNVTVDAAGLCIKSGNATILRGGSEAIHCNQALAKLVSEGLAGAGLPADAVQIVETTDRAAVGELITMPEYVDVIVPRGGKGLIERLMKESKVPMIKHLDGICHVYIDDKADPAKALDIAFNAKCHRYGTCNTMETLLVARAIAPTILPALAKLYATRDVELRGDDEARAILQGYAHLAAASAEDWSTEYLDAILSVKIVADMDEAIDHINTYSSKHTDSIVTEDYTRAMRFLREVDSASVMINASTRFADGFEYGLGAEIGISNDKLHARGPVGLDGLTSLKYVVFGHGEVRE; this is encoded by the coding sequence ATGGACATCAAGCAATACATGAAAGAAGTCGGCCAGCGCGCCCGCAAGGCATCGCGCGCAATGGCCAAGGCCGATACGGCCGCCAAAAATCAGGCTTTATCGCTGATCGCCGCTGCCATCCGGCGCGATGCGGATATCTTGCGCGCCGCCAATCAAGTGGATCTGGTTGCCGCTCGCCTTAACGGGTTAGAACCAGCCATGCTGGATCGCCTCACGCTATCCGACAAAGCGATCGCCACCATGGCCGAAGGTCTGGAGCAGATCGTCGCCCTGCCCGATCCTATCGGCGAAATATCGAACATGAAATACCGCCCGACCGGCATCCAGGTCGGCCAGATGCGCGTGCCGCTGGGCGTCATCGGCATCATTTACGAAGCACGGCCGAACGTCACGGTAGACGCGGCAGGCTTGTGCATCAAGAGCGGCAACGCGACAATTTTGCGTGGCGGCTCGGAAGCGATCCACTGCAATCAGGCCCTCGCGAAACTGGTCAGTGAAGGCCTCGCCGGCGCCGGCCTGCCAGCCGATGCGGTACAGATAGTCGAAACCACCGATCGCGCCGCCGTCGGCGAGCTGATCACGATGCCGGAATACGTCGATGTGATCGTGCCGCGCGGTGGCAAAGGCTTGATCGAACGCCTGATGAAGGAATCCAAGGTGCCGATGATCAAGCATCTGGACGGTATCTGCCATGTGTATATCGACGACAAGGCAGATCCTGCCAAGGCGCTGGATATTGCATTCAATGCCAAATGTCATCGCTACGGCACCTGCAACACGATGGAAACCCTGCTGGTGGCGCGTGCAATTGCACCGACCATCCTGCCTGCACTTGCCAAGCTGTATGCGACCAGGGATGTGGAATTGCGCGGCGACGACGAAGCGCGCGCCATACTGCAAGGCTATGCGCATCTGGCAGCCGCCAGTGCGGAAGACTGGAGCACCGAATATCTGGACGCAATCCTGTCCGTCAAGATCGTCGCCGATATGGATGAAGCCATCGACCATATCAATACCTATTCATCGAAGCACACCGACTCCATCGTCACCGAGGATTACACCCGGGCGATGCGTTTCCTGCGTGAAGTCGATTCAGCCTCGGTGATGATCAATGCATCAACGCGTTTTGCCGATGGTTTTGAATATGGTCTGGGCGCGGAAATCGGCATCTCGAATGACAAGCTGCACGCCCGCGGCCCGGTTGGCCTGGATGGTTTGACGTCGCTGAAATATGTCGTGTTCGGGCATGGCGAAGTGCGTGAATAA
- the leuS gene encoding Leucyl-tRNA synthetase (Leucine--tRNA ligase) (LeuRS) (Evidence 2a : Function of homologous gene experimentally demonstrated in an other organism; PubMedId : 3320963; Product type e : enzyme) — translation MQDKYSPADVEKSAHDHWQATDAYKAVEHAKDKNGKDKKKFYACSMLPYPSGKLHMGHVRNYTINDVMYRYLRMNGYNVLMPMGWDAFGMPAENAAMANNVPPAQWTYANIEHMKTQMASMGLAIDWSREMTACKPEYYKWNQWMFLKMLEKGIIYKKTGSVNWDPIDQTVLANEQVIDGRGWRSGALIEKREIPMYYARITDYAEELLDHVEHKLPGWPERVRTMQANWIGKSTGVRFAFTHDIKDDDKLINDGKLWVFTTRADTIKGVTFCAVAAEHPLATFAAKSNPELAEFIAECKLGSVIEADMATMEKKGMPTGLFVKHPLTGSLVEVWVGNYVLITYGDGAVMGVPAHDERDFAFAQKYVLPIHQVIDVEGKTFSEVTWHDWYADKENGRCINSGKYDGLNYQQAVNTIAADLEELGLGEKKITYRLRDWGISRQRYWGTPIPMINCADCGAVPVPEKDLPVVLPEDCVPDGSGNPLNKHEAFLKCDCPKCGKPARRETDTMDTFVDSSWYYMRYCSPNSNDAMVDSRNDYWMPMDQYIGGIEHAVLHLLYARFWTKVMRDFGLVKFDEPFTNLLTQGMVLNETYYREDASGKKTWFNPADVQLELDDKGRPVSAILNNDRQPVEIGGTEKMSKSKNNGIDPQAQIDQYGADTARLFTMFASPPEQTLEWSGAGVEGANRFLRRVWTYAYNQSARIAAATASDFSKLSDAQKTLRREVHKILQQADNDYKRIQYNTVVSAGMKMLNTLEGAKLDESAASNAVIAEGLSIFLRILNPVAPHITHVLWQELGFAKVHGDILDAAWPQVDAGALEQAEIEMMIQVNGKLRGSIVVAKDADKATIEATALANEAVRKFIEGTPKKIIVVPGKLVNIVA, via the coding sequence ATGCAAGATAAATACAGCCCCGCCGACGTAGAAAAATCGGCGCACGACCATTGGCAGGCAACCGACGCTTACAAGGCGGTCGAACACGCCAAGGATAAGAACGGCAAGGACAAGAAGAAATTCTACGCCTGCTCGATGCTGCCCTACCCATCCGGCAAGCTGCACATGGGCCATGTGCGCAATTACACGATCAATGACGTGATGTACCGCTATCTGCGCATGAACGGCTACAACGTTCTGATGCCCATGGGCTGGGACGCGTTCGGCATGCCGGCGGAAAACGCCGCGATGGCGAACAATGTGCCGCCTGCGCAATGGACTTACGCCAATATCGAGCATATGAAGACGCAGATGGCGTCGATGGGCCTGGCGATCGACTGGTCGCGCGAAATGACGGCGTGCAAGCCTGAATATTACAAATGGAACCAGTGGATGTTCCTGAAGATGCTGGAAAAAGGCATCATCTACAAGAAAACCGGTAGCGTGAACTGGGACCCTATCGATCAGACCGTGCTCGCCAATGAGCAAGTCATCGACGGTCGCGGCTGGCGCTCCGGCGCGCTGATCGAAAAGCGCGAAATCCCGATGTACTACGCCCGCATCACCGATTACGCAGAAGAATTGCTCGATCACGTTGAACATAAATTGCCCGGCTGGCCGGAACGCGTACGCACCATGCAAGCCAACTGGATAGGCAAATCAACCGGCGTACGTTTTGCCTTCACGCACGACATCAAGGATGACGACAAACTGATCAACGACGGCAAGCTGTGGGTTTTCACCACGCGCGCCGACACCATCAAGGGTGTAACCTTCTGCGCAGTCGCAGCAGAACATCCGCTGGCAACTTTCGCGGCAAAAAGCAATCCGGAACTGGCCGAGTTCATCGCCGAATGCAAGCTCGGCAGCGTCATCGAAGCCGATATGGCAACGATGGAAAAGAAAGGCATGCCGACCGGCCTGTTCGTCAAGCATCCGCTGACCGGCTCGCTGGTTGAAGTGTGGGTCGGCAATTACGTGCTGATCACTTACGGCGACGGCGCCGTGATGGGCGTGCCGGCGCACGACGAACGCGATTTCGCATTCGCACAAAAATACGTGCTGCCTATCCATCAGGTGATCGACGTCGAAGGCAAAACCTTTTCCGAAGTGACCTGGCACGACTGGTACGCCGACAAGGAAAACGGCCGCTGCATCAACTCCGGGAAATACGACGGCTTGAATTATCAGCAGGCAGTCAATACGATCGCCGCCGATCTGGAAGAGCTCGGCCTGGGCGAAAAGAAAATCACCTATCGCCTGCGCGACTGGGGCATCTCACGCCAGCGTTACTGGGGAACGCCGATCCCGATGATCAACTGCGCCGATTGCGGCGCGGTACCGGTACCCGAAAAGGATTTGCCGGTCGTGCTGCCGGAAGATTGCGTGCCGGACGGCAGTGGCAATCCGCTGAACAAGCACGAAGCCTTCCTTAAATGCGATTGTCCGAAATGCGGCAAGCCGGCGCGTCGCGAAACCGACACCATGGATACCTTCGTCGATTCGTCGTGGTACTACATGCGCTATTGCTCGCCGAACAGCAATGATGCGATGGTCGACAGCCGCAACGATTACTGGATGCCGATGGATCAGTACATCGGCGGCATCGAACACGCGGTTCTGCATCTGCTGTATGCACGCTTCTGGACCAAGGTCATGCGCGATTTCGGCCTGGTGAAATTCGACGAACCCTTCACCAACCTGCTCACGCAAGGCATGGTGCTGAACGAAACCTACTATCGCGAAGACGCCAGCGGCAAGAAAACCTGGTTCAATCCGGCCGATGTGCAACTCGAACTCGATGACAAGGGTCGCCCGGTTTCGGCCATCCTGAACAACGACCGTCAGCCGGTGGAAATCGGCGGCACGGAAAAAATGTCAAAGTCGAAGAACAACGGCATCGATCCGCAAGCGCAGATTGACCAATACGGCGCCGATACTGCACGCCTGTTTACGATGTTCGCGTCGCCACCGGAACAAACGCTGGAATGGTCGGGTGCCGGTGTCGAAGGTGCAAACCGTTTCCTGCGTCGCGTCTGGACTTATGCATACAATCAGTCTGCGCGCATCGCTGCAGCAACGGCAAGCGATTTCAGCAAGCTCTCTGATGCGCAAAAAACCCTGCGTCGTGAAGTGCACAAAATCCTGCAACAGGCCGACAACGATTACAAACGTATCCAGTACAACACTGTAGTCTCCGCCGGCATGAAAATGCTGAACACGCTGGAAGGCGCGAAGCTGGATGAGTCCGCTGCGTCGAATGCAGTGATAGCCGAGGGGCTGTCGATTTTCCTGCGCATCCTGAACCCGGTTGCACCGCATATCACGCACGTACTATGGCAGGAACTCGGCTTTGCCAAAGTTCATGGCGATATACTCGATGCAGCATGGCCGCAAGTCGATGCAGGCGCACTGGAACAGGCTGAAATCGAAATGATGATTCAGGTGAATGGCAAACTGCGCGGCAGCATCGTCGTTGCCAAGGATGCAGACAAGGCCACGATAGAGGCGACGGCGCTGGCCAACGAAGCGGTGCGGAAATTCATCGAAGGCACACCGAAGAAAATCATCGTGGTGCCGGGAAAACTGGTCAACATCGTTGCATGA
- the holA gene encoding DNA polymerase III, delta subunit (Evidence 2b : Function of strongly homologous gene; PubMedId : 8505303, 1400251; Product type e : enzyme), giving the protein MQLRIDALATHLTKPLAGLYVITSDEHLLALEAADKIRQTARAQGFSEREVLVVDRSFKWGELLAANQSQSLFGDKKLIELRIPTGKPGRDGGKALQDYAASLSPDNVTLITLPKLDWATQKAAWVASLQQASVFIDIPLVERAQLPAWLGVRLAAQGQSADRACLDFIAERVEGNLLAAHQEIQKLALLYPAGPLSFEQVHDAVLNVARYDVFKLNEAMLSGDTARLVRMLEGLQGEGEALPLVLWAVAEEIRTLLKLKSGMAQGRPLSQLTKEHRIWGPRERLIEPALRRLKLATLESALQEAAQIDKMVKGLRAKKFSGDAWDAMLQLGLKIARG; this is encoded by the coding sequence ATGCAACTGCGCATTGATGCTCTCGCCACGCATTTGACCAAGCCGCTGGCCGGCTTGTATGTCATCACGAGCGACGAACATCTGCTGGCACTGGAAGCGGCCGACAAGATACGTCAGACAGCGCGCGCACAAGGTTTCTCCGAGCGCGAAGTGCTGGTGGTCGACCGCAGTTTCAAGTGGGGTGAGCTGCTGGCCGCCAACCAGTCGCAATCGCTGTTCGGCGACAAGAAACTGATAGAACTGCGCATCCCGACCGGCAAACCGGGCAGGGACGGCGGCAAGGCCTTGCAGGATTATGCCGCCTCACTCAGCCCCGATAACGTCACGCTGATCACTTTGCCGAAACTGGATTGGGCGACGCAAAAAGCAGCCTGGGTGGCCAGCCTGCAGCAGGCCAGCGTATTCATCGATATTCCGCTGGTCGAACGCGCGCAACTACCGGCATGGCTGGGCGTGCGGCTGGCGGCACAAGGACAAAGCGCCGATCGTGCATGCCTGGATTTCATTGCCGAACGGGTCGAGGGCAATCTGCTCGCCGCGCATCAGGAAATCCAGAAGCTTGCGCTGCTGTATCCGGCAGGTCCGCTGAGTTTCGAGCAGGTACACGATGCCGTGTTGAATGTGGCGCGCTACGACGTTTTCAAGCTGAATGAAGCGATGCTGAGCGGCGACACCGCACGTCTGGTGCGCATGCTGGAAGGTTTGCAAGGCGAAGGGGAAGCGCTGCCGCTGGTCTTGTGGGCGGTAGCCGAAGAAATCCGCACCTTGCTGAAATTAAAATCCGGCATGGCGCAAGGCCGCCCTTTGAGCCAGTTGACGAAAGAACATCGCATCTGGGGCCCGCGCGAAAGGCTGATCGAACCGGCCTTGCGCCGTTTGAAACTGGCGACGCTGGAAAGCGCACTGCAGGAAGCCGCACAAATCGATAAGATGGTGAAAGGTTTGCGCGCCAAGAAATTTTCCGGCGATGCCTGGGATGCGATGCTGCAATTGGGATTGAAGATCGCACGCGGCTAG
- a CDS encoding Putative lipoprotein B (Evidence 3 : Function proposed based on presence of conserved amino acid motif, structural feature or limited homology; Product type lp : lipoprotein) — translation MQKNRRLLCIALTSTVMLSACGFKLRGTILGNDLPFKSIYIAVPETSTLGSELRRYIRGSGELEIKQSPEEAEAILDLTNELREKVILSLNSQGRVREYVLYYRVTIRVRDNKNVELLPSTQISLKRDISYNENQVLAKEAEEAMLYRDMQSDLVQQILRRIAAIKPADQATAK, via the coding sequence ATGCAAAAAAATCGCCGTCTTCTCTGCATTGCGCTGACTTCCACCGTCATGCTGTCCGCATGCGGCTTCAAGCTGCGCGGAACCATACTCGGCAACGACCTGCCCTTCAAATCGATTTATATTGCGGTACCGGAAACATCGACGCTGGGTAGCGAACTGCGCCGTTATATACGCGGCAGCGGCGAACTGGAAATCAAGCAAAGCCCGGAAGAAGCGGAAGCAATTCTCGATCTCACGAATGAACTCCGCGAAAAAGTCATCCTGTCGCTGAACAGCCAGGGCCGTGTGCGTGAATACGTGCTTTACTACCGCGTGACCATACGCGTGCGCGACAACAAGAATGTCGAACTGCTGCCGTCGACACAGATTTCACTGAAGCGGGACATCAGCTATAACGAAAATCAGGTGCTGGCAAAAGAAGCCGAGGAAGCCATGCTGTATCGCGACATGCAATCCGATCTGGTGCAGCAGATCCTGCGCCGGATCGCGGCCATCAAGCCAGCGGACCAAGCAACAGCAAAATAA